The following are encoded in a window of Impatiens glandulifera chromosome 5, dImpGla2.1, whole genome shotgun sequence genomic DNA:
- the LOC124940186 gene encoding gibberellin 2-beta-dioxygenase 1-like, translating to MVAVAVTENFTYAAAATTTAAAVNIPTIDLSHPDAKNLLVKACEELGFFKVVGHGVPLEIISRLETEANNFFSLPLFQKEKAGSPDPFGYGNKNIGPNGDIGWIEFLMLTTNPEFDYKIFESVFGENLKTFRSVVSDYVKAVKRMACDVLELVADGLKIDEKDALSKLLKNEESDSVFRLNHYPPCPELDQQQVKGKHLIGFGEHTDPQIISVLRSNNTCGLQICLRDGRWISVPPDHCCFFINVGDSLQVMTNGRFKSVKHRVVVGNSKKSRVSMVYFGGPPLTEKIAPLPALMKGGEEESLYKEFTWFEYKKSAYKSRLADNRLCLFEKIEA from the exons ATGGTAGCCGTTGCAGTAACAGAGAACTTCACTTACGCCGCCGCCGCCACCACCACCGCCGCCGCCGTGAATATTCCCACCATAGACCTGTCTCATCCCGACGCCAAGAATCTACTAGTTAAAGCTTGCGAGGAGCTTGGATTCTTCAAGGTGGTCGGCCATGGAGTCCCTTTGGAGATCATTTCCAGGTTAGAAACAGAGGCCAACAATTTCTTTAGTCTTCCCCTGTTTCAAAAAGAGAAAGCGGGTTCACCAGATCCTTTTGGATATGGTAACAAGAATATTGGTCCAAATGGTGACATCGGATGGATCGAGTTTTTAATGTTGACTACAAATCCAGAGTTTGATTACAAAATATTCGAGTCTGTCTTCGGGGAAAACCTCAAAACCTTTCG aagTGTGGTGAGTGATTACGTGAAGGCTGTGAAGAGGATGGCGTGTGATGTTCTTGAACTGGTGGCGGATGGTTTGAAGATTGATGAAAAGGATGCTTTGAGTAAGCTATTGAAGAATGAAGAAAGTGACTCTGTTTTTAGGTTAAACCATTACCCGCCATGCCCGGAGCTTGATCAACAACAGGTGAAAGGTAAACACTTAATAGGGTTTGGAGAGCACACTGACCCACAAATCATATCAGTGCTCAGATCTAACAACACTTGTGGCCTTCAAATCTGTTTGAGAGATGGCCGTTGGATCTCTGTCCCTCCTGATCACTGTTGTTTCTTCATCAACGTTGGTGATTCTTTACAG GTGATGACAAATGGGAGATTCAAGAGTGTGAAACACAGAGTTGTGGTGGGGAATAGTAAGAAATCAAGAGTGTCGATGGTATACTTTGGAGGGCCGCCGTTGACGGAAAAGATAGCGCCGTTGCCGGCGCTGATGAAAGGAGGTGAGGAAGAAAGTTTGTATAAAGAGTTTACGTGGTTTGAGTATAAGAAATCTGCATACAAATCACGCCTGGCTGATAATAGGCTTTGTTTGTTTGAGAAAATTGAAGCCTAG
- the LOC124938795 gene encoding interactor of constitutive active ROPs 1-like, with protein sequence MSRKQSSPSRCDYDPLHRRPVAQRKSIIQTSSTNQKKLVGRINNLESQLGQAQEELKILKDQLNSTDTVKRAKSKRSSINPYKGVRESRTRDEKTITETNKETDVFEVPTESKDDINALKAMLEVKEKELKISVEENERLKIEVEERMTGMASAEAKEEEMRLRLSQLVEEVEGSKDKRRELILKMEAMEAAKEGMEDEMKKLRIQTEQWRKAADAAAVVMSEGMERRVSERWGSNSMDKQYGNIFENPVGVGGYSIVDELENELVGHEKRRGSGIRMIGDLWKKKVQK encoded by the coding sequence ATGTCTCGTAAGCAATCATCTCCATCTCGCTGTGATTATGATCCTCTACATCGCAGACCAGTTGCACAGAGAAAGAGCATCATCCAAACAAGTTCAACCAATCAGAAGAAGTTGGTAGGTAGGATAAACAATCTGGAATCCCAACTCGGGCAAGCACAGGAAGAGCTGAAGATTCTGAAAGACCAGTTAAACTCAACCGACACAGTGAAGAGGGCAAAGAGCAAGAGATCTTCTATAAATCCTTACAAGGGCGTTCGAGAATCCAGGACACGCGATGAGAAGACTATAACTGAAACAAACAAGGAGACAGATGTGTTTGAAGTTCCTACAGAGAGTAAAGATGATATCAATGCTCTTAAAGCCATGCTAGAAGTGAAGGAAAAAGAGCTGAAAATCTCTGTTGAGGAGAATGAAAGGCTGAAAATTGAAGTGGAAGAGAGAATGACAGGGATGGCTTCTGCTGAAGCTAAGGAAGAGGAAATGCGGTTAAGGCTGAGCCAGTTGGTGGAAGAGGTAGAAGGaagcaaagataaaagaagGGAGTTGATTTTGAAAATGGAAGCCATGGAAGCAGCAAAAGAAGGGatggaagatgagatgaagAAACTGAGAATTCAAACAGAGCAATGGAGGAAAGCTGCGGATGCAGCTGCTGTAGTGATGTCGGAGGGGATGGAGAGAAGAGTATCGGAGAGGTGGGGTTCGAATTCGATGGATAAACAGTATGGGAACATATTTGAGAATCCGGTTGGTGTTGGTGGGTATAGTATTGTGGATGAGTTGGAGAATGAATTGGTTGGCCATGAAAAGAGGAGGGGATCTGGCATTAGAATGATTGGGGATTTGTGGAAGAAGAAAGTTCAGAAATAA